TCCAATTTTACTAGCAATGAAACATTATACCTTCCTGTTAAAAACAACTTAGGAAGAAGCGGTTCAACAAAAACAATGCCCACACATGGTAGTTAGCTTACAATCTTAAGGCTGCTATCATGATTTTAATGGGGGACAACGTCCTAGTGGCATTCATCTAGAGACCTATGCAGGCGCTCGTGCACTATTTCTCTGTTTTAAGTCCATAGGGTTTGATATCATCAGGAATACTGATACTTCGAGTTGTTTTTAACCCGGAACATCAGCCATCTTCTTTCCTCTACAATAGAATCTATTTCATCCCAAGAACATCTGAAAGGCATTGCCTCTAATCTCTGGAGTCACTTTTACTTTGCTCGTTGAGAGCTTGAACAAGGGCAGAAATCTCATTATCCATCTCAATTCCATCCTTATACATCATTTCCAGGATGTCAAACGCTGGTCTCTTAGCCAAAAGGTGGTTTCTAAACCATGATTTATATATTTCTGAACTTGCAAGACCCAAACGCTGAACATCTCTAAAAAAGTTGTTTGCATCGTCCGAATTCCCATGCTTCTCGAAGTACTCAGCAATGGTCACGAGAGTATAATGGGGCGGTCTCCAATGACAATATTTTAACAAAGCGAACCCTTTCTTCATAGCAGTGACGGCCTTCACCATGTCCTGGCTTTTCACCCACCCTTCCATCAGAATTTCCCATGTCTTGTAATTAGGACACCCTCCTTTCTCCAATGTGTGGTGATGCAGTGACTCAGCTTTCTCCATCCATCCATTCTTCACGTATGCACCTAAAAGCACATTGGAGACCCTGATATCATAATTTCGACAGTTGTACTCCCACTCCATAAACACTTTCTCCGCTTCTACAATACCGCCGAGCCGAACCAAGCATGATAATATGCACATATAGTTGGCACAAGTCATTCTCTTACCTATTAACTTACTGGTTTGCCAAAGCCGAAGAACCTCGGTCTTTTTCTTCAACAATGCATATTGAGTCATGAGGAAGATATAACCAAAGCTATTACTTGCAGACAGCTTTGTTTCTGCAGTTTTGAGGGCAGTTTCTGCTTTCTGAACCAGACCTGCTTTGGTATAAATATTAGCTAAAGTCGATAGAGTGCTCCAACCCATACAGACCCTCTCATCACTCAGCATTTCAGCATAGACGGCTTCAGCTTTTGCAACCCCAGATGATCGGGCTGAAGCATCCATCCAAAGGTTGTATGATAgaatatttttgggtattttgttTCGATTCATTTCTTTGATAACCAGAGGTACTTTTTCAAACTGAGATGTAGCAATGTACAGTTTCATCATTTCATTGTATAGATGGGGGCAGAGGGTCAGCCCCATAGAAACAAGCTTACTCATGAAAGCCTCGGCTTTTCCAATGTCACTTTCTTTTACATAACCATTGAGAAGAGGGAGGCAAGCTGCTTTCTGTGAAGCAGTATTGGGTAAACAATTGAAATGTTCTTCAGCCGCTGTTAAATTACCAACCTTGATGAGTAGCTTCACTTTAGTGGCATGGGCAACAGCTGGCATTTGTAAGCCCTTTTGAGTTTCTTGCCATGTCAAAATCTGTTCGTTTCAGAGAGTAAATATAATACAAAATCAAATCCATTGAAAacccattaaaataaattaataaaatacactTTTGCCTGGAAAAAGTTCCCTACCAATTAAAAAGaatgaaggtttttttttttaatagataTTGCAATATCAACAAATTcagaagaagaaatgaagaaaggAACCTGAAGGGCCTGATTGTAGCGCCTAGATTTGTGGAGAATTTGGGTAATGGATAGGAGCTGCGGAATGTCAACTGTCTGACCCGAATCAACCCAACTGCGAAGCACCTCGGTTGTACTTTCCGTCGGCGACCTCAACCCCAAAATTCTCCCCTTTAGACTTTCATTGCTGGCAGCAGCAGCACTTCTAACACTAGCCTTTTTCACCCAGGAAGGAACAGAACTTAGTAGCCGCCCCCACCTGGCGTCCGCAAGCTTATCGCCTCCATTGCTTTTGAGGTTAGAGAAAATGGAGCGACTCGCCATGGACGATATAACTCTGCTTCCGCTCTCTGTCTCTCTCCGCTCCTTTCTCGGTCGAGGAAAGTAGTAAACCTCGGTatcaaacggcgtcgtttaatgTGCTTTTTAGGCTTATTCAGCGCGAGTTTTGTATAATTACAATTCCACGGCACACCGGCAAATGGACCCcatgtaagtttttttttctccaaCAAGCCTTTATATTTCCACAAATTTTACTCCTCCTTTTCCTTCAAACTTGGTTCCAAAATGACAAAACTcaagtgttattattattatttttttttataatagaaGAGTAAATACATGGATTGAACAAACATAGCTCTTAGTGATATAACAACAATAGCATCAACACCAAGGTGATCAAGAAATGTCACTTTGTAATATTTGCCCCCAAGGCATCGATGCTAGGCCATCGGCAAGTTTATTACCCTCCCTATAAACATGTTGGATAACTACTTTCTACTCCTTTTTCAAATAGTCTTGAGTTTTTTGGATTAAGTTAAACTCGAGATAGTGTTATTAACTCAAATTCTTAATACAAGTTTTCACTACATACACTTAATTCTGTCCCAATTTAgtaatttatcatatttaaaacttaaaagttaaattgatatcattattaataaattttgttaattttaaatatataaaattttaatatttaaaatttaaactccaAATGATAAcacatatttgaatttaatagaaATAAGTTAATAATGTTATCATTAGATTtcaatagagaaattaaattcaAGTAAATATGTTTGCGTGTAAACTCGAAAATGGAGAAGAAACTTTGGGAATGCAGTATGTATCCGTAGTTCTTACAAGGACACTATGGCTAATGCTATTTTCATATCTAACTAATAGCCAACCAAAGTTTGCACTTGGAATTTGCTGGAgagaatttgatataaattaggaaatataattttagattaTTAAGAATAAAATTATATGTGGAAGtgtatttattattaagaataaaATTATATCCAAAAGTGTATATAAATTCATTGTTAGAGATTATCTAAAAGgtctttttaaaataattgattattaaattaattttgagtatttataatttaaccCCTCATCTAATTATAAATATCGGTATCAATACATTATTTCCATAACACTTAGATACTTATGACACTTATAATATAATTGGTGATTTAATTTTGCATCAcactttataataatattttgcaTTATACATATGTCCAGGATTTTAATCCAACATTAAACTCTACTTTCGAGAGTACTATTGGGAGGCAGAGACGAGGTCATCTCAGTTTCAGGAGTTGGTTTCTTTCGCTTGATGTCACCGTAGAAGTAGGAAAGGAAGCCCCATAGCGACAGAGCAAGAGACACCCTTCTCCGCTTGAAACTTCTCATTGAAGAAAAATACTGCCAGAATCTCTGTAACTGGTAATAGAACCGAAATCACTACACCCGATAGCAATGATGACGCACAAAACACTACTCCAATTGCTCCCAAGAAGAAACATTGCCATATTATTGCACTAAAAATCGCAACTATGTAGTATTTTGTTTCTCCTAGCTCGAATTCCCTTGCTTCCCTTCCAATCACCTGCAAACACAAACAACCTTTCAATGTATTACTTTCTCCTGGCTTTGAGCAATGTACTAGCAATGGTGATCAGTTGGTTTGTAGAAGCTGAAACAGTATCTCACTAGTGTTGGTTTTCAATAGGCCAAAGCTGCCTTGGCTCTTTTTATTAAAGACACAGGTGATAactgataagattagaaagtttAACTTCTAGTTTATGTGGACGATATAGTGATTATTGGAAGTACAGGCTATTGGTGATTGTGTATTCCTAAACCAGAGTCAATATGTTCATAATCTCCTAAAGTCAGATGGCATGAGTGAGTGCAAGTCTCTGCCAAGTCCCATGATCAGTTCAGCTAAGATGAGAGCTACAGAAGGAGATCTTTTGGCAGATCCTCATCATTATAGAAGTCTTTGTTGGGGAGCTACAGTAGTTGTGTGTGACTAGGCCACACATCAATACTGTCAATAAGGCAGGCTAATACATGGCTCAACCTAGAGACAGCCATTGCAGGCTGGTCAAACAGCTCATTATCACAGCCTTTGCTGATGCTGATTGGGGAAGCAACTTAGAGGACCGAAGGTCAACGTCTGGTTATGTAGTGTACTTTGGCTGCAATCTTGTTTCATGGCGTTCTAGAAGGAAACCTGTGGTTGCTTTGTCAGCCTCAGAGGCTGAATACAGTGAGTATTGCAAGTATAGTTTCAGAATCACTCGGATATAGTATTTGTTCCAAGAGCTTGGAGTTAGCTTGTCAACCAGTGAGTTAGTGTGTATATAGATTTATACGCAAATCGAATCTATACATAAATAgtatatcaaactataatattatacaaataaatttatatttggcTTTCTAAAAATAACATGCACATCTTAAatataaattagtaaaaattttaatatatttaaaagataTGATTAGACTTCTATCACTTGTCCTGTAAGAAGAGCATAACTAAGAAAGAGACAAAAAACAAACCTTGAAATCATTGTTGACGAGCATCCCGACGGTGCAAAAGGCAGTAGCAACCAAACACATCACCAACTGAATCTCCATCACAAGGGCGTAGCTGATCTCTTGCTTTGCCTTCTTGTACGTTAGTTCCACCAATGGCAATATAAATCCGTATAAAGCCGCTGCAGCTAAGGTCATTACGAACCCCAAAATATATTCCTTGTCGGATTCATTCGCAGGCCGGTCGCTGCTCGAATGCAAAGCCAGAACGCCAGCCCCTATGGTCAACAAAAACACGGCGTTTATGGAGTAGGCAGTGAACTTTTGTTTCACCAACAGGAAAGCAAACCCCGCCGTGAAAGCCAACTGCGACGCGATGATCAAAGAAGAAGTCGAAACGGGGAGACGAGATAAGCCATAGGAGTAGAGGTAGTTATCGAGGCCACTGAGGATCCCGAGGACGATAGCGGCAACGAACAACGGTCGTTCCATACAGAAAAGCTTGTTTTCCGAGGTGGGATTGGCCGTCCTGGAACGATGCACGTAAGCACGAGCGATGGGGAGCAAGATGATGGGGCAACCCGCGGTCTGGAGCCAGCTCGAGAACCAGATTCGGTTCCCACCATGGATGAAGTAGAGACGGGCGATAAGTGGAGCACCGCAGTTGCCTATAGAAAGGATGATGCAGTTTATTATTAAGAGAGCTTTTCTTATGGTGCCACCATCCTTCACGTCCATGATTAAATTCTCTGTTTTGTATTTGGATATTTTTGCATCTCCTTCTCTGTTTCCAAGGTGTTTGTAGAATGGAAGAAAGCCGAAGTAAGGATAAGACAACCATATAGGTGCTATTATTCAACTCGTTATATTAAATTCCATAATTTACGTGCATTTCGAAGCAACTATAAGTATTGTAATCTATGATATAGATTGTTATCATAAGGTTGAAACATGGGACCGATAcctcatttgatttttttttaaaaactattttcGTGCAAAAAGGGGTTTTATGACTTGTAGTTCAAAGAAAAATTTCATTCTGAATCAATTCGATTCATCCAGCGTTTATCAAAGAGGGTCCAGTTTTTTTAAACCAGAGAATTTTATTGTTGATGCAACGTCTAACAAACATTCCATAACTGTTGGTCTTCATCAGCTGTCAATAACAGCCATGAAATATTGCGGTCGGGATACTAATAGCTGCATTTGCATTATCCACTCAACTCAGCAAATTCATTTCGTTTCAATCTTGAAATTTTTTAACACTACTTAGGCACTGAATATACAGTTAAACACTAACTATTTTATGCTGCAATTGTTCAAAACATTATATTACATGGTAGCATTAAAGAGGTTCTTTTTGTGTATATTGAAGTCAtcttttaactaattttttgtCTAGTCTTAGTATTGTATCTAAGTACCATCTATAAATACCTTCACTTGCCACTAAGATGAGTGTccattattgcaatttaaaaattttaaaaatttaacaaaattcaaatgagATAAAAACAGAGGTGTTATGGGACAAAGTTAGGTGcggtttaaaaaaatttcaagtccgcctattttactattttaaaaataataaaatattaaaaatatatattatatatatttctataattaaatttaaatttaaattttttattatttaaattaaaattgagtcAAGGTGCAAAAATCGTTGTCCCAACCCAACCATTAAACAAGTCtataactataaaatataatcaaaattaatttaaatactaaaactACTTCTTTAAAATACTATcaactctaaattaagatttcTGCCAGTCCCTAACAAAAGACAAAGAAAAACAACATAGTAGTTTAAACAACTCTAAATTAGATCTACTTGAAATTCTCAAAAATTCCctcaatattttcaatacaaagtTATTCACTAAAATCAATGCCcagttaaaaaattataaaacggTGACTTAATTAATTGCATTTGCCTTTTTTAGTCCAATTTCATTCTTTATTGTGTTAACTTTGTGacataaagttttaaaataatataatatcaaatttacaAATTGTATCAATTTGATCTTGGTCCCAAACATTTATATAATGTTTCAATTTGATCtcgattctaaaaaaattaagaatacgtaaaattttaaaaaataatttattataaattaaaaaatgcataaaaatttttaaaatataatataatatatataaatacataaaaattataagaaaataaaaaaaatcaaaatacaaataaaacttaaataaataattcaaaagaaCATATTAAAAATTGATAGGTGATGATGATGAAGTTTAAGAATCTGATCCACAaagttgaattttctttttattacaaAATATCACTGATTTAAGTTTACCAACAAATGACCTAAGCTAAATACTAGAATATAAATATCAACCTCCGCTTCATGCGGATGACACTTGGTCCCATTAAAATATTTCTTACGTTGACCGATTATTTAACTGTGAGTCTTCAGCACCTgtcttttttaatattatatatattgattaaaaaatgaatttgaaaatatttcttataaaattcaaaataatacataaaagatggtaaatgttttaaaaatgaaaaaagtaaataaatttaacctttttctTTGTATGGGGTTGGCGTTGACTCTTGTTGTCTCCTCCGGCCAGCAGTCGTGGATCCACCAGCTCGCCCCGAATTACGTGGTGGGTGACATTTTTGGGAAGAACTGCACCTCATCCAATCCCTCAATAGGTAATAGTTCTGGGATTAGAATCCTAATTTGTTTTTGAGGGTTTAGTTAGGCCTGCTTTGGAAGAgggaaagagtaacaatgaaTCTAATAAAAAGTTTCGATTTCACCACTTTTCtgggtttcttttttcttttcgagAGGGAAAAGTACAAGTGAAATGAaactatttattataatttattaaatgtttttgaaaatttcaatgttttcttaatttgttttatattttttctggTTATTTTAATTGGGataaaattgagatttttttagAATCATCAACAAACTAAAAATATTGAAACTCCCACAACATCTCATGTTGCAAAGTTAATGGTAAGTAACAGagttagggtgagtttggatgggcggtgcgtttacttgcggttagtgtaaaaacagcggtggtggtgagattagatactgtagcgatactgtagcgtgagacaaaaagtaagctaaacgcatcgcaccgcacccaatcgcccatccaaacccacactTAGACCCAAAAAACAAAAAGtcagtttataatttttttaatgggtGGGTGACCTACCCAGTAGATTCACGAagcatattttattcataaaaaaaagttatatcatgatttatcattaaattatatTCGTCTTCTTACTATTTCGATAGCTAAATTATCTTTTTCTTATAgtcgttttttaaaattttagattttcttttcttttctctttttaataattaaagattaatatgAGAATCGCCAATATGCCTGTAAATTCCAAAATGGAGAATTTAGAATGTAATGAATAGTCATGAGAAGGACACCATGGCAAAGGCCATTTTCTTATCCAACTATGCTATCCTATAAACAACTAATTGTGGGGATTACGATGACAACGAAATTCTTCTTACTTCTTTCCCCtctctaatatttttttaatttttttttcttaattttacatCTTAAGTGCCAATCACTTTTTATTTTGCTACTTAAAATGTGCTtctattgtatttttaatttattttatgatagACGTTAAAACTTTTTTATAATCAATCATAAAGTCATGTGACAtccttatataaaaaataaatatcttttattaaatgtatataaacattaaaatatataaaaatggaaattaatatataaaaatagaaatatatataatctgaaaaaaaagatataaattataaaaaatttataaaaaatataaaatttacaaaaaaaaatacgataaataaaaataaattagttgaaattaatgatattattataaaaaattataaaaaattataattttttttaattttttatataattataaaattctaaaattgtaTTTCAGTTtcaagggtttttttttaattacttgaaatttaaatacatctttcatttttataacatttatcaacttttatatattattttgaattttaaacatgtatacttttatattttagaattttataaaaaaatatttttaaacttttattttaattttttatatattatatatgacaTATAATGCACTAAAATATATTatgtgtaaatattttatatataaaaatattagttaataaaatatatatttttaatttaaatataataaaaccgCACATTTCTAAATAAGTATTACTTTTACACCATTATCTATAATATATACAAAAGCATgagtttagaaaaacttttgaatTGAGGAGAATATCAGTTATTTtctataatattaataaattaactttaaaaataattatatcttaatttagaattattagttaaaaggttgtgctaattttaaaatagagttattacttgaatagGGCACTAAGCATAACACAATAAAAattttgtgataattataattataatttattttaatctacAATTATTAGTTACAAAATTTTGACagtaaaaaaattgtattaatattttttttaaaaaaaattgtgctaattttattattgtaaataGAATTATTACcaattaaagtttatatttagCTTTATAATAACATTCAGCATATTCAATCAAAATATggtgatttttttctttaaagagTTTGATGTTGTTTTGAATGGGCTTGGTAACTTAAATGCAAGGCGCCATGTAAACCATCTTTACTTGGTGGATGATATCCCATTGGTTGAAAGCGGGAGCACAAGGTTTTGGTTTTAACTAGGTTTTCTGTCTAGGTTGCTCATATTCATGCTTCATCTTGTTTTTCTTTATgcgatataaattcacacaatttGCTTTGATTTTCGTACTATATAAACTATAATCTTGAGTTGGACTATTTTATGCAAGCAAATAGTTCCCACAACTCAATCCTAAAGCAGATGACCTATGAGTAGCATCGTAGTTTCTGTTTGtacattttttttttatgaaactagcTATGAACTGAATCCCCATAAAAGAACTAATAGCCAACCAAACTTAGCACTTGGAATTTGTTAGGGATGACTATGATCACCAACCCTTAAACACTGCTTTTGAGAGTATTGGGAAGCAGAGAAGAGGCCATCTCGGTCTCAGGATCTGGTTTCTTCTTTTTACTTTGCTTGATTTCACCATAAAAGTAGGAAATGAAGCCCCACAGCGAGAGAGCAAGTGACACACCCTTCTCGGCTTGAAACTTCTCATTGAAGAAAAATACTGCCAGAATCTCTGTAACTGGTAATAGAACCGCAATCACTACAGCCGATAGCAATGATGACGCACAAAACACTACTCCAATTGCTCCCAAGAAGAAACATTGATTTATTATTGCACTAAAAATCACAACCACATGGTATTTTGTTTCTCCTAGCTCGAATTCCCTTGCTTCCCTTCCGATCACCTGCAAATAAAAATTACCTTTCAAGTTTTTACGCACTTGTTCATTGTAGTTATAGAATGAaatcattatattaaataaaacctcTTTAATCAAGATTAATAAACTCGGCTTCAGTTTCCTTCTAAAAAAAGGGTTTATCATCATAGCTAGCTGTTGATACTTTATTATTTCATACCCTATAGGTCAATTATGtggatttcatcaattaacaaatttaattaattattaaacttttaaattatatttatttttaaacgttgtgattttctttttctat
The genomic region above belongs to Gossypium hirsutum isolate 1008001.06 chromosome D05, Gossypium_hirsutum_v2.1, whole genome shotgun sequence and contains:
- the LOC107905070 gene encoding pentatricopeptide repeat-containing protein At5g27460, whose amino-acid sequence is MASRSIFSNLKSNGGDKLADARWGRLLSSVPSWVKKASVRSAAAASNESLKGRILGLRSPTESTTEVLRSWVDSGQTVDIPQLLSITQILHKSRRYNQALQILTWQETQKGLQMPAVAHATKVKLLIKVGNLTAAEEHFNCLPNTASQKAACLPLLNGYVKESDIGKAEAFMSKLVSMGLTLCPHLYNEMMKLYIATSQFEKVPLVIKEMNRNKIPKNILSYNLWMDASARSSGVAKAEAVYAEMLSDERVCMGWSTLSTLANIYTKAGLVQKAETALKTAETKLSASNSFGYIFLMTQYALLKKKTEVLRLWQTSKLIGKRMTCANYMCILSCLVRLGGIVEAEKVFMEWEYNCRNYDIRVSNVLLGAYVKNGWMEKAESLHHHTLEKGGCPNYKTWEILMEGWVKSQDMVKAVTAMKKGFALLKYCHWRPPHYTLVTIAEYFEKHGNSDDANNFFRDVQRLGLASSEIYKSWFRNHLLAKRPAFDILEMMYKDGIEMDNEISALVQALNEQSKSDSRD